Proteins encoded together in one Acidobacteriota bacterium window:
- a CDS encoding amidohydrolase, whose translation MKKLFAAFALLMIGIQPAAQSDPKSAAFGWVDANAPVLNRVNRNIWTWAETGLEETKSSEELQSLLRANGFAIEAGVAGMPTAFVASYGTGRPVIGILAEFDALPGLSQDASPERTNRAGASAGHGCGHSVFGTASSGGAIAIKQALASGAIKGTVKLFGTPAEETGIGKTYMLREGMFKGVDAMLSWHALDRTMATWDYSKAMVSVKFRFEGLPSHASVSPHQGKSALDAVELMSVGVNYMREHVKEDTRIHYVITNGGGQPNVVPPSAEVWYYLRANKHADVEESFVWLTEIARAAAAMSRTTLIETRVEADLHEVLPNRTLAEVIQKNLELVGPPKFDDRERAFARATQKDLKPLPEVALSDRVEPLSSGPPTQGVHSTDVGDLTWFFPVGQFTAATYSYGAPGHSWQIVACTGTSIGEKGMMVAAKTIAGSAIDLYRSPELIQRAREDLKKTMAGQKYVTLIPEGQKAPKTIR comes from the coding sequence ATGAAGAAGCTGTTCGCGGCGTTCGCGTTGCTCATGATTGGCATCCAGCCCGCCGCCCAATCCGATCCCAAGTCGGCCGCGTTCGGCTGGGTCGACGCCAACGCCCCGGTTCTCAACCGCGTCAACCGCAACATCTGGACGTGGGCCGAAACCGGTCTGGAAGAGACCAAGTCATCTGAAGAGCTGCAGTCCTTGCTGCGCGCGAATGGTTTTGCCATCGAGGCCGGCGTCGCCGGCATGCCCACGGCGTTTGTGGCCAGCTACGGGACCGGCCGGCCGGTGATCGGCATTCTCGCGGAATTCGACGCGTTGCCCGGGCTGTCGCAGGACGCCTCGCCCGAGCGCACCAATCGCGCCGGCGCGTCGGCCGGGCATGGCTGCGGCCACAGCGTGTTCGGCACCGCCAGCAGCGGCGGCGCCATCGCCATCAAGCAGGCGCTCGCGTCGGGCGCCATCAAGGGCACCGTCAAGCTGTTCGGCACGCCCGCGGAGGAGACCGGCATCGGCAAGACCTACATGCTGCGCGAGGGCATGTTCAAGGGTGTGGACGCCATGCTCTCGTGGCACGCCCTCGACCGCACCATGGCGACGTGGGACTACTCGAAAGCCATGGTCTCGGTGAAATTCAGGTTCGAGGGCCTGCCGTCGCATGCCTCAGTGTCGCCGCACCAGGGCAAGAGCGCGCTCGATGCGGTCGAGTTGATGAGCGTCGGCGTGAACTATATGCGCGAGCACGTCAAGGAGGACACGCGCATCCACTACGTCATCACCAACGGCGGCGGCCAGCCGAACGTGGTGCCGCCGTCGGCGGAGGTCTGGTACTACCTGCGCGCCAACAAGCACGCGGATGTCGAGGAGTCATTCGTGTGGCTCACCGAAATTGCCCGCGCCGCGGCGGCCATGAGCCGGACGACGCTGATCGAAACGCGGGTGGAGGCCGACCTGCATGAAGTGCTGCCCAACCGCACACTGGCGGAGGTGATCCAGAAGAACCTGGAACTGGTGGGACCACCGAAGTTCGACGACCGTGAACGGGCGTTCGCCCGCGCCACCCAGAAGGATCTGAAGCCGCTGCCCGAAGTCGCGTTGTCGGACCGCGTCGAGCCGCTCTCGAGCGGCCCGCCGACCCAGGGCGTGCACTCGACCGATGTGGGCGACCTCACGTGGTTCTTCCCGGTGGGCCAGTTCACCGCCGCCACCTATTCCTACGGCGCGCCTGGCCACAGCTGGCAGATCGTGGCGTGCACCGGCACCAGCATCGGCGAGAAGGGAATGATGGTGGCGGCCAAGACCATTGCCGGTTCGGCCATCGACCTGTACCGCTCACCTGAATTGATTCAGCGGGCGCGCGAGGATCTCAAGAAGACCATGGCGGGGCAGAAGTACGTGACGCTGATTCCTGAGGGACAGAAGGCCCCGAAGACCATTCGGTAA